GTGCTTTGCTTAACATGATGAATAAACCCGATGTAATCTGAATCTGCTGTTAATGCTGCAACATTACGATCAGACATGTTAATCCCCCGCCTCCCGCTTGGCTCCTACATCCAGACTGCGATCTCTTTGTTATAAAGATTCAATTCATCTGGAGTAAAGAAATTAGCAATTTCTCGTTCTGCACTTTCAGGCGAGTCTGATCCATGAATTAAATTAAGCGGTGTATGGCTGGCAAAGTCGCCTCGAATCGTACCCGGCAAGGCTTCTCCTACTTTCGTCTTACCAATGAGCATACGGGATAATGCTACAACATCATCACCTTCCCATACCATTGCAAACACTGGACCTGAAGTTATAAAAGAAACCAACTCTCCAAAAAAGTCCTTGCCAGCATGCTCCGCATAATGTCTTTTTGCTTGGTCTTCACTAACTGTAATCAGCTTTGCAGCGACCAGCTTAAAGCCCTTATCTTCAAAGCGTGAGACAATACGCCCAATTAATCCACGTTGTACTCCATCCGGTTTGACCATCAGATACGTCTTTTCCATAGAGGCACTCTCCAATTTCCCATTAGTTGGGTTGTTTTGACGCTATCTTAACAGAAACCGAGCTTTCTGGAAACGTTTAATTTCATGATCACCAAAATACTAATAAGCTCTACCTGTTACAAAAAAGGCAATATCGCGCAGATTACGCTTAGTCTTGTTGTTAGGCAACTGATCTAGTGCAGCAAGTGCCTTAGCGATATATCGCGAAGCCAGCTCCTCGGAACGGGTGATTCCGTCTCCAGAAAGAATAAGATCAATAGCACGCCCTACTGTGCTGTGCCCTTCACGAATAGACTTCAACTCTTCAAGAAGCGGAGCTCGCAATCTTTCATCCTCCAGGCTATAAATGACAGGAAGGGTGATGTTCCCTTGCCGCATATCACTTCCTGGAGGTTTACCGATTTGCTTTTCGGTGCCTGAGAGGTCAAGTAAATCATCACGAATCTGGAAAGCCATCCCTACATTATATCCATAATTATAAAGTAGACGAGCCACCTCTGGTTCAGCATCAGCAGCAAGTGCACCTAATTGGCAACTGACTGCAATCAACAGCGCTGTTTTGCGGCGAATCCGCCGCAGGTAATGACGCACACTTTGCTCACTGTTGAAGAAGTCACGAATCTGCTCCATCTCACCGATCGACATTTCTATCATAGCCTTGGACAAAATCTGATGAATTCGCGGATTCTTCAGCTCCGTCGTCATCACCAGTGCTTTCGCATATATGTAGTCACCGGTGTACATGGCAATTTTATCGCCCCATTTGGCCTTAACAGTAAGTTCACCTCGGCGCAGTTCTGCATCGTCAATGACATCATCGTGAACTAGTGAAGCGCTATGAATTAGTTCTAGCGGTATCGCCACACGCTTCAGCTTCTCAAGATCATACTTTCCAAATTTCCCACCCATCAAAACAAATACGGGACGCAATCTTTTACCGCCAGCTTTTAATAAATGCAGAGAAGTCTCGGTTAGTAGGTCGTCATCACCCTGTACGCTACGGTACAAATCTTTTTCAATCTGATCCATGTCTCTGTTCAGTAATCCGAATATTTGCAGTCGTTTCATTCCTTCACCCGTGTCAACAGTTTATGACTCCAAATCTCCATCTTCACTGCCTGCGGCAGCAGACCCATCTCATAGGCATAGCGGAAATAGAGGTTCAGACCTTTCTGCTGCCTTTCTCCAAAATCATAGCTTAAATTGCGAAAGTACCCTTCCCAATAAGACTTAGTTCCTCCAATTGTCGAACAGGCTGCAAGTACTATAGGATCTAAATCACTTAATCCCCGCAGTTTACTCTCAGCAAAAGCTTCTGCAATCTCCGCAATAGCTTCCGGTTTGTCATTCGCAGCTTTTCGATTCACTGCCCAGACCGCAAAGGTCATCCCTATGCCCGTCCATTCTTTCCAAAGCTCCGCCAGATCCGTAACGATATACCCTTGATGCTGCCAAGAGGCTTTAATCGCATGATCACCAATGAGTAAGCAGGCATCTGCTTGATGCATCATAGCATCCAAATCAGGATTAGCGCTAATATATTCTGGTTTATTGCCAAAAGCCTTTTCCATTAAAATTTTCAGCAAATTTACCGATGTTGCAGAAGTGTTCGTAACAGCAATCGTACCTGTACCTATCTGTGCAAGAGGCACTCGAGAAAAAAGAAAAATAGACCTCACAGGACCGTCCGCACTTACCGATAAATCAGGTAACAGCAATAACTTATCACTGGCTTCAGCATACGCAAAAGAGGATAATGCACCCACATGAATCGTTCCACGACTCATCCCCTGATTAAGAATGGCAGGTACCTCACTCACCATCTCTGCCGGATATTTCAGTGCAGAGGGATGAAAATTGTGAAATACCGGCCATGAGTTAGTATAGCTGATTTTACCTATGATGGTGTGGCTGTTATTCTCCATCCTTTCAATCCCCCCATCTGCGAAATAATTGATGTTCAATATTAAAGCTGTCAAGCACTTTACCCACCATGAAATTAATCAGATCATCCATACTTTGTGGCCCAAAGTAAAACGCCGGCATTGCCGGAATGATCCGAACCCCCAGACGGGACAGCTTCAACATATTCTCAAGATGAATAGCATGCAGAGGTGTCTCACGAGGAACAAGGACCAGTGGACGTCCTTCCTTAAGCATAACATCAGCAGCACGAGTCATCAGATTGTCGGAGGTTCCATTAGCAACCGCAGACAATGTTCCCATGGAACAAGGCATAATAATCATTCCCTCCACACGAAACGAACCACTTGCAATAGATGCACCGATATCAGCGACAGGATGATAAAGTAGAGAACCGGGATAGCCTTTGAACTTTTCGTTCAAAAAGCCTTCCCGGTCTGATGCGATATAACCTAGTTCTTCTTTAAAAACGCGCCAGCCCGCATTACTTACTACCAAATGAACGGAGTAGCCTAGCGATAGCAACGTTTCGATCAGACGAATACCATAAATAGCACCGCTTGCCCCAGTAATTCCAACCACGAAGTTTTTCGGTTTAGTAAGCGTCATTTTTTGAAATGCACCACCAAGTCAATCAAAGTGAAAGAGAACACCACGATGCTTAGCACGCCGTTCATAGTGAAAAAAGCGGTCTGTAAACGACTGAGATCACTCGGAGATACAATATAATGCTCATAAAAGAGAATAATATATGCGAGGATCATACCAGCCACATACCACCAGCTTAAATCCGTCAAAAACAGCAGCGATACGAATCCAATCGCCGTAAGAATGTGAAACACACGGGCAATAACGAGTGCACCTTGGACCCCAAATCGCACTGGAATGGATTTTAAGCCTTCTTTAAGATCAAATTCAACATCCTGACAAGAGTATATAACATCAAAACCAGCCGTCCAAAACACAATTGTGAAGTAAAATACCATTGAAGTCCAATTCACACTACCGGTCACAGCTACCCAGCCGCCCAGCGGTGCAAGCGCAATGGTAAGGCCGAGGATAAGATGGCATGCCCATGTAAAGCGCTTAGTGAATGAATAAATAACAAGAAGGAATACAGCGATAGGTAACAGCTTAGCTGACAAAGGATTCAATTTAAAGGCTGCCCAAAAGAGCAAGAAAAACGAAATGCCTATAAAAATGACAACTTCACCGATCTTTAGTAACCCTGCAGGAATCGCTCTTCCCGCTGTGCGTGGATTCTTGGCATCACTGATTCGGTCTATCAATCGATTCAATCCCATAGCTGCACTTCGTGCTCCAAACATAGCGATTACAATCCAGCCAATTTGACTCCAGGATGGGAGGCTATCATTCATGACCACAGATCCCAGTAAAGCACCCATAAAGGCAAAGGGTAAAGCAAATACCGTATGTTCAAACTTAATCATTTGTAAAAAGATACCGATTTTCTTAAACATTCCTGTTCTCCTTGAGCCCAATATGTAATGCCGCGATGCCTCCGGTCAAGGGGAAGGATTCCACTTTTTGAAGTCCGGTTTCACGGAAAATAGTGGCCAGTTGCTCCCGGTCTGGGAACATTGCCAATGATTCTGGCAGCCATTTGTATTGCTCGTACCTTTTCGCGAATAACTTACCAAGCAATGGAAGTACACGCTGGAAATAAAAGAAATATACACCTTTAAACGGCTGTTTCATCGGCTTGGATAGCTCCAAACACACAACCATTCCACCAGGTTTTACTACCCGCTTCATTTCGTTAAGCACTTGAACAGGATCTGGCACATTGCGTAGTCCGAATCCAATCGTTGCATAATCAAACGCATTGTCATCAAAAGGCAGCTCCATAGCATTGCCCTGCACCAGCGAAATACGGTCCTGAAGCTTGCGCTCTTCCACTTTGCGGCGACCTACTTCAAGCATACCTGCGCTGAAATCCAGTCCGATTACATTGCCAGTCTGCGAAGCTTCCGCCAAAGCGATGCTCCAATCACAGGTTCCGCAACATAGGTCAACGGCCGAATCCCCGCGCTTCATCCCCATCTTCTTCATCGTGAATTTACGCCATGCCTTGTGGCGGCGAAAGCTTAGGATGTCATTCATCAAATCGTATTTTCCAGCAATACTCTCAAATACGGAATGTACAAACTGCTCTTTTGGTTTGCTGTTGTCACCCACAGCAGTTGTCGTTTTTTCCATAGTCATCCCTTAACCCTCCACGGCTGCTTGTCCTGTGACCTTCATCTGCAGGAGAAAACGATCCAGCGCGATCTCTAGCTCTCTAAGTAAACTCTCGTCTTTAACGCTTTGCAATAGTCCCTGAATAGACTGAAGCGATTGATGAAGCTTGTCCGTCAGTTGCGAATCACATTTATATTTCATTTTTAGCATCTTCCATTCCTTCTGATCAAGGTTCAGGTCTTGAAGTTGCTTACGTTCTTCCTCTGTTGCAGTCTCCATCATCTTCCAATAGCAATAGCCATTCCCTGCATTCGCAGGATCATCACTACGAAGAAGCTCAATAGCAACGGTCTCGCACTGACTGAATTCTGCCAGCAGTTTTTCCCACAGCTCCACTAAGGAGTTCTCAATCATAGGCGTAAAAGAAAGGAACAGCCGCATATTCAGCTGTACCATGTGCCGCAAGTATTGTTCAGCCGAAAGGCGTATGCCTCTCATCTTCACGTAGAGATTCGCTTTCAAGACATTGAAATCTGCAATCGCCTTACTCAAGATTCCAATCATCTCGATCTGATCACTCTTTGCAAGCAAATGGTAAAACCAGCTGCTGAAGTAATCGCCAGCTAGTACCTTCAATTGACGGGAACGCATAGGGTCTCCTCCCCGTCTATCATTCGAACGGTCAATGACCTCATGCGTGTCCAGACCTAGTTGAACAAGCGCTGTCACAAGCGTGTACAACTCTCCGGCACTTCCTTTTGCAGAAGAAGCATGATTTAGAAAAATATATAACAAATGACCCCGGCCATCAGAAAACGGCGGCAAATCCGTATGCTTCTGAATCATGTCGTAGTCGGTGTAGGGTTTAGCCAGTTGCGGTATGCAGTACGGTTTCATTTCAGCCTCCGAAGCCATTGACATAATAATAATTCGTTTGTTCACAATCTTGTCTATTATATCACATGTTTTTTTGTCACGCACTGTGGTACGCCTGAGTTTCTTTTAATCCTTTCAAGGATAAATGAACTGTTTCTTCCAGAGCTCGGTTTCACTAATGCGGAAGCCCGTTTTGAGACGATCCGATATAGGAAGATTACCCGCAGACTGAAGTTCATCTTGCAGCGTATAAGACCATTCAGAACGTCTGATATCACCAGCTAACAGCAGTCGGCGGCTACCAAGCCATTTATCTTCTACCACAATGCGAAGTAGAAGTTGATCCACATTCGAGGTTTCCTGAATAGCAAAGGAAATGGCCTGAGCCATATTTTGATAGAGTTCCTCAGGTTCATGATCGTTCCCGCTCACTTTCAGATCCAGTGACAGAACATGATCTTCCCAGCCAACGCTATCTATGGATAAGGTCAACGGAAGAGCGCCCAGAACATCAACAAGATTGTCATTGCCCAGCACTGTGTTATGGTTGCCAGTAAAAGTCTCCACTGTCCCATTTCTCTGCTGTACGGATGAGTCTAAGTCTGCCAGTTTCGGCAAAATAACAGCAGAGGTCGCAGTCAAGAGTAGTACGGCACCAATCAACCAGGCTTTGTTCATGGACACGCCCCCCTTATCCATAGTACCCACTTTTTTTGCGGATATGATCATTCACCCTTACTATATTTTGAAAAAAAGCAGGCTATGCCTGCTTTTCAGCTTTCACTTTCCAATTGTCCGTGTTTCGTTAAAATTTCAGCTTTTCCGCGGATTTTCATTGCTGAGGTATGATCGGTAAATTGGGCAATCAACACCTCACCCTTGTCTAGCTTCTCTGTATGATGAAAGCGTGTATCCGTACCTCTAGTTAGCCCAATGACTTGAACGCCATTTTCTTTGGCCTTAACCACAATATAGTCGCTACCTGTCGGAAGCGGATTTTCGCTCGTATTTTTATCCGTCATCGCTGATCCTCCTCTAAACCTAATGTACAGCCCATGCTATTCCAAAAACAAATGCCGCCTTGGAGGGCGGCATAGTTGTTACTTAAAAAGACTATGGGATTGATATGTAGAAATCTTTATTTGATTCCGTCTTTCAGCGCTTTACCAGGTTTGAATGCCGGTACCTTGCTTGCAGGAATTTCGATTTCTTCACCAGTTTGTGGGTTACGGCCTTTACGTGCGGAACGTTCGCGCACTTCAAAGTTTCCGAATCCAACCAGTTGTACTTTATCACCGCTTTGCAGCGCTTCTGTAATTGCTTCGAAAACCGCATCTACAGCTTTAGTAGCATCCTTCTTGGGAAGTTCAGTTGCTTCTGTAACTACATTGATCAAATCAGATTTATTCATGTTTTCTCACCTCCCTGAGTAAATTTCCGGTATCATACACTGTTTCCGTTTAAACGTAAAATATACGTGATAATCCCGTTTATTACTGAACACTGGCGCCCATAGACCTTGAAGCGCAACAAACTTATAGTAATACAGCCCATCCATAAATTCAAGCAGTTAGACAAAAAAGGAGTAGAAATTATCATCTATGCTTGCATAAACATCTAATTCCCATCTAATTTTATAGACCTATAAGACCAGGTTAATTCTTCTTTTCAGAAAAAAAATTGAGTCAGATTCACCGTTATTATAGGAACTAGGAATCAAGTTTCGTTATTTTTACGCATAAAAAGAGTGGGATCTCTCCCACTCTTCCAATCTGCTTAAATTTAAGTTAGAGAATAATTGCAATAAGTCCGCCTGAGCCTTCATTGATGATCCGACCAAGCGTTTCTTGCAATTTGTAGCGCGCATTATCCGGCATCATCGCGATCTTGCCTTGAATACCTTCCCTCACAATGGAATGCAAGGAGCGCCCAAAAATATCGGATTCCCAAATCTTAATTGGGTCGTTCTCGAAATCCTGCATCAAATAACGGACCAACTCTTCACTTTGTTTCTCTGTACCAATGATTGGTGAGAACTCAGATTCAACATCAACACGAATCATATGAATAGATGGTGCGGTGGCCTTTAAGCGAACCCCAAAGCGAGAGCCTTGACGAATCAGCTCTGGTTCATCTAGCGCCATTTCAGCTAGTGAAGGAGCAGCAATACCATAACCGGTAGTCTTGACCATTTCTAAAGCTTCAGAGAAACGGTCGTACTCTCTTTTCGCGTGTGAGAATTCCTGCATCAGCTGGAGCAAGTGATCTTTACCGCGGATTTCAACCCCTACTACCTCCATCAGAACCTGATCATACAGCTCTTCTGGGGCATACAGATCGATCTCTGCTACACCCTGACCCATGTTCATACCACTTAGGCCTGCTTTATCGATAAAATCATACTCTGTGAACTGAGATACGAGCCGGTCAACATCCCGCAAGCGGCGAATGTCTTTTACCGTATCGCGAACGGAGTTCTCATAGCTACTACGCAGCCAGTGATTCTCTCCAAGCACCATGACCCAGCTTGGCAAGTTCACATTTACTTCATGAACAGGGAATTCGTACAATACTTCACGCAGTACACCTGTTACATCCTCTTCGGTCATGTTTGCTGCGCTGAGTGTCATGACAGGGATATCGTATTTGATGGCTAGCTCGCTACGGAGCTGCTGTGCTTCCTCACTGCGTGGGCGAGTGGAGTTAATGACAAGCACAAATGGCTTACCCACTTCCTTCAGCTCTGCAATGACGCGCTCTTCAGAGTCCACGTACGAGTTCCGCGGAATTTCTGCAATCGTACCATCTGTTGTTACTACAACACCAAGCGTTGAATGCTCCTGGATGACCTTACGGGTCCCGATTTCTGCCGCTTCCTGAAAAGGAATTGGCTCCTCAAACCAAGGTGTAGAGATCATTCGTGGTCCATTCTCATCCTCGTAGCCTTTAGCGCCTTCTACAGCGTAACCCACACAGTCTACCAGTCGAACGTTAACCTCAAGCCCTTCCGCAACCTTGATTTGGACTGCGTTGTTAGGCACGAACTTAGGTTCAGTGGTCATAATTGTTTTGCCTGCTGCGCTTTGCGGAAGCTCATCCACAGCTCTTACCCGATCTGCCTCATTCGTGATGTTAGGCAGGACAATTGTTTCCATGAAGCGCTTGATAAATGTCGATTTCCCCGTGCGAACCGCGCCGACGACGCCAAGATAAATGTCTCCGCCGGTACGCTCGGCAATGTCCTTGAAAATATCCACTTTTTCCAAAAGAGATCCCCTCCTCATATTACTCCGAAGAAAAAATGCCTGAAGAGCATCGACTTCGCGTTCCGCCGGTAATCTGACCCTTGCAGGACATCAACCGGACTTATCGTATGCCCGCCCGAAGCCTAGCTGCTTTCGACCGGGACGTACTGGCCCCGCGCTAAACTCCGAATGCTCGGACATGCATTTGGACTAGTATCATCATATGTATCCGGAACGAATTTATGACCCATAATCGCGCATTTTGCAATGTAATTTCTAAAAATTAGTTGTGCGCGCCGCAAGGCGTCTGACGCCCGGAAGCTTTCTCATCCATCATATGAGGTAGGGTTCATTGATAGAACTAACAAAATAGCCAGCTATAATAGCTGGCCCAATCCAATATATGCGTATATACTCTCTATTTCAGTAGCGTAATACCAAATGAAGCTCCGGCATTCCCGGCAAATACAATATTGCCCTTAATAGGTAGTACAACCTCATTGTTACTACTAATGACCGTGTTATTCACTAGGGCTCCCGTTTCATCGTATACCATAAAAGCACCTTTTGCTGGCATCTTAACTACCATTTTCTTTCCAGCCGCTGTTTCGGGAACACTGAACCATCTAGCATAACCATCAGCTTGTATCGTAGCTATCGACGATTTGCCTTTATAGAGCGGCTTCACTCCGTCCTCACTCATATACAAGGTTCCAGCCGCATTAAAGTACTCTATGCCCTCTTTGGCATAGAAAAGAATATCAAATGTATCTCGGCCCGCGATGCCAGGAATTTGGTGCTGGCTCCCAGCCGTATTTGGACCTGTTATCTTCATACCTTTGAAATAACCCTCACTTGTCTGTATTGTTGGCCTAATCATGTTCATATAGGTGATGGAACTGAATTTCTCGCTGACTGGATAGTATAACTTACCTTCTCTTTTTGCCCATGCATCTGCGGTTTGTTTATTCAGTGCTGCAACTTCCAATTTCTCCGCCTTATATTCAGAATACGCAAGCTGGCCTAATTCAGGAACCGAAATATACTGGCTCATCCACAAATAAGTCCGTCCGTTGCTTTCCTTTACAAAATTAACCTTTGTGCTGCCTTCCTCATCAACAAAAGTTCCATCCGTGGTGTAAATAAATTTTTGTTCCGGAGCAGTCATTCCTGATAACAAGAGTTCCCCGTCTTTGATAGCTACCTTCCACTGATCGCCTAGAGTACTGTAATAACCTGCGTATTTCACAAGATCTTTTGGCATGTCAGCCTTAACTGGCTTGCCAAATGATTTATCTGGCTTGATTTCTGTAATTGCGCCCTTCTCTTTCATCGCCTGAAGGAGCAGTTCACTTGCCAGCAGTTGATTAATTGAGGAGCTCCCGCCCGAGGTAATGACTGCTGCAGCCATATTCTGTACAGGAAGCACGACGAGGGAGGATTGATACATCTGTGTATCTCCTCCTTTAACAAGAGCTTTTATACCATAATCGTTAAAAGGGAATAATCGCACACTATCCCAACCAAGTCCGTAGTCAGCAGAATTATCCCCGTCTTTGGGCCAAAATCCCTTTCTATACTCTTCTTGCTCCATGGCCTGTACTGATTTGGTTGAGAGTACATCTGCTCGCTTCCCAGTAAAGATTTGCGAGAATCGGACCAAATCCTCCGCAGTAGAGTAGACTCCGCCTGTACCAATCGCATTGGTCGTCTCCGTTGGAAGCTGCCCCTCATATGCAGGAGAGTAAAGGCCGGCAAATTTGCTTGAATCTACCATGTCTTGTGGCGTCATGGTATGGTTCATACCCAAAGGTACAGCAAAATTG
This genomic stretch from Paenibacillus sp. FSL H7-0737 harbors:
- the ndk gene encoding nucleoside-diphosphate kinase, with amino-acid sequence MEKTYLMVKPDGVQRGLIGRIVSRFEDKGFKLVAAKLITVSEDQAKRHYAEHAGKDFFGELVSFITSGPVFAMVWEGDDVVALSRMLIGKTKVGEALPGTIRGDFASHTPLNLIHGSDSPESAEREIANFFTPDELNLYNKEIAVWM
- a CDS encoding polyprenyl synthetase family protein, encoding MKRLQIFGLLNRDMDQIEKDLYRSVQGDDDLLTETSLHLLKAGGKRLRPVFVLMGGKFGKYDLEKLKRVAIPLELIHSASLVHDDVIDDAELRRGELTVKAKWGDKIAMYTGDYIYAKALVMTTELKNPRIHQILSKAMIEMSIGEMEQIRDFFNSEQSVRHYLRRIRRKTALLIAVSCQLGALAADAEPEVARLLYNYGYNVGMAFQIRDDLLDLSGTEKQIGKPPGSDMRQGNITLPVIYSLEDERLRAPLLEELKSIREGHSTVGRAIDLILSGDGITRSEELASRYIAKALAALDQLPNNKTKRNLRDIAFFVTGRAY
- a CDS encoding menaquinone biosynthetic enzyme MqnA/MqnD family protein translates to MENNSHTIIGKISYTNSWPVFHNFHPSALKYPAEMVSEVPAILNQGMSRGTIHVGALSSFAYAEASDKLLLLPDLSVSADGPVRSIFLFSRVPLAQIGTGTIAVTNTSATSVNLLKILMEKAFGNKPEYISANPDLDAMMHQADACLLIGDHAIKASWQHQGYIVTDLAELWKEWTGIGMTFAVWAVNRKAANDKPEAIAEIAEAFAESKLRGLSDLDPIVLAACSTIGGTKSYWEGYFRNLSYDFGERQQKGLNLYFRYAYEMGLLPQAVKMEIWSHKLLTRVKE
- a CDS encoding UbiX family flavin prenyltransferase is translated as MTLTKPKNFVVGITGASGAIYGIRLIETLLSLGYSVHLVVSNAGWRVFKEELGYIASDREGFLNEKFKGYPGSLLYHPVADIGASIASGSFRVEGMIIMPCSMGTLSAVANGTSDNLMTRAADVMLKEGRPLVLVPRETPLHAIHLENMLKLSRLGVRIIPAMPAFYFGPQSMDDLINFMVGKVLDSFNIEHQLFRRWGD
- a CDS encoding UbiA-like polyprenyltransferase, whose product is MFKKIGIFLQMIKFEHTVFALPFAFMGALLGSVVMNDSLPSWSQIGWIVIAMFGARSAAMGLNRLIDRISDAKNPRTAGRAIPAGLLKIGEVVIFIGISFFLLFWAAFKLNPLSAKLLPIAVFLLVIYSFTKRFTWACHLILGLTIALAPLGGWVAVTGSVNWTSMVFYFTIVFWTAGFDVIYSCQDVEFDLKEGLKSIPVRFGVQGALVIARVFHILTAIGFVSLLFLTDLSWWYVAGMILAYIILFYEHYIVSPSDLSRLQTAFFTMNGVLSIVVFSFTLIDLVVHFKK
- a CDS encoding demethylmenaquinone methyltransferase; amino-acid sequence: MTMEKTTTAVGDNSKPKEQFVHSVFESIAGKYDLMNDILSFRRHKAWRKFTMKKMGMKRGDSAVDLCCGTCDWSIALAEASQTGNVIGLDFSAGMLEVGRRKVEERKLQDRISLVQGNAMELPFDDNAFDYATIGFGLRNVPDPVQVLNEMKRVVKPGGMVVCLELSKPMKQPFKGVYFFYFQRVLPLLGKLFAKRYEQYKWLPESLAMFPDREQLATIFRETGLQKVESFPLTGGIAALHIGLKENRNV
- a CDS encoding heptaprenyl diphosphate synthase component 1, giving the protein MRDKKTCDIIDKIVNKRIIIMSMASEAEMKPYCIPQLAKPYTDYDMIQKHTDLPPFSDGRGHLLYIFLNHASSAKGSAGELYTLVTALVQLGLDTHEVIDRSNDRRGGDPMRSRQLKVLAGDYFSSWFYHLLAKSDQIEMIGILSKAIADFNVLKANLYVKMRGIRLSAEQYLRHMVQLNMRLFLSFTPMIENSLVELWEKLLAEFSQCETVAIELLRSDDPANAGNGYCYWKMMETATEEERKQLQDLNLDQKEWKMLKMKYKCDSQLTDKLHQSLQSIQGLLQSVKDESLLRELEIALDRFLLQMKVTGQAAVEG
- the mtrB gene encoding trp RNA-binding attenuation protein MtrB, whose protein sequence is MTDKNTSENPLPTGSDYIVVKAKENGVQVIGLTRGTDTRFHHTEKLDKGEVLIAQFTDHTSAMKIRGKAEILTKHGQLESES
- a CDS encoding HU family DNA-binding protein, encoding MNKSDLINVVTEATELPKKDATKAVDAVFEAITEALQSGDKVQLVGFGNFEVRERSARKGRNPQTGEEIEIPASKVPAFKPGKALKDGIK
- the spoIVA gene encoding stage IV sporulation protein A is translated as MEKVDIFKDIAERTGGDIYLGVVGAVRTGKSTFIKRFMETIVLPNITNEADRVRAVDELPQSAAGKTIMTTEPKFVPNNAVQIKVAEGLEVNVRLVDCVGYAVEGAKGYEDENGPRMISTPWFEEPIPFQEAAEIGTRKVIQEHSTLGVVVTTDGTIAEIPRNSYVDSEERVIAELKEVGKPFVLVINSTRPRSEEAQQLRSELAIKYDIPVMTLSAANMTEEDVTGVLREVLYEFPVHEVNVNLPSWVMVLGENHWLRSSYENSVRDTVKDIRRLRDVDRLVSQFTEYDFIDKAGLSGMNMGQGVAEIDLYAPEELYDQVLMEVVGVEIRGKDHLLQLMQEFSHAKREYDRFSEALEMVKTTGYGIAAPSLAEMALDEPELIRQGSRFGVRLKATAPSIHMIRVDVESEFSPIIGTEKQSEELVRYLMQDFENDPIKIWESDIFGRSLHSIVREGIQGKIAMMPDNARYKLQETLGRIINEGSGGLIAIIL
- a CDS encoding serine hydrolase domain-containing protein; translated protein: MKKNIIWTLAAALALTPLIPTSAMASSVATVSSKTLEKLAAEKAALLTEQYGITSVQYALIDNGVIKVSGQTGINDKAGKIPLTKETIYGIGSTSKMFTASAVMKLVDEGKINLDTPVVQYITDFKMEDERYKKITPRMLLNHSSGLQGSSLNSAFLFNDPDTYVHDSLLENLSTQKLKAEPGAFSVYCNDGFTLAEILVERVSNMTFTTFIHDNFAVPLGMNHTMTPQDMVDSSKFAGLYSPAYEGQLPTETTNAIGTGGVYSTAEDLVRFSQIFTGKRADVLSTKSVQAMEQEEYRKGFWPKDGDNSADYGLGWDSVRLFPFNDYGIKALVKGGDTQMYQSSLVVLPVQNMAAAVITSGGSSSINQLLASELLLQAMKEKGAITEIKPDKSFGKPVKADMPKDLVKYAGYYSTLGDQWKVAIKDGELLLSGMTAPEQKFIYTTDGTFVDEEGSTKVNFVKESNGRTYLWMSQYISVPELGQLAYSEYKAEKLEVAALNKQTADAWAKREGKLYYPVSEKFSSITYMNMIRPTIQTSEGYFKGMKITGPNTAGSQHQIPGIAGRDTFDILFYAKEGIEYFNAAGTLYMSEDGVKPLYKGKSSIATIQADGYARWFSVPETAAGKKMVVKMPAKGAFMVYDETGALVNNTVISSNNEVVLPIKGNIVFAGNAGASFGITLLK